The Deltaproteobacteria bacterium DNA window GTGCTGAAGCGCGACAAGGGCGCGACGGTGCGCCTCTCCGACGTCGCCCGCGTCGAGCTCGGGGAGGAAGAGATCGACTACGACGTGCGGCTCGACACGACGGAAGCGATCTATCTCTCCGTCTGGCCCGCCGTCGGCGCGAACGAGCTCGACCTCGCTACCGCGCTCTACGCCGCGCTGGATGCGGCGCGCGCCGCGGCGCCGCGCGACATCAAGATCGAGACCGCCTACGACGGCACGCTCTACACGAAGGACGCGCTCGCCGAGATCGCGAAGACCCTCGTCGAGACGATCCTCATCGTCGGCGCCGTCGTGGTGCTGTTCCTCGGCTCCGTCCGCACCGCGCTCGTCCCGCTCGTCGCGATTCCGATCTCGCTTCTGGGCGCCGTGGCCGCAATGGCGATCATGGGGTTCTCGCTGAATCTCTTGACGATCCTCGCGGTCGTGCTGGCCGTCGGCCTCGTCGTCGACGACGCGATCGTCGTCGTCGAGAACACGATCCGGCACGTACGCGAGGGCAAGCCGCGAACCGAAGCCGCGCTCCTGACCGTCCGGCAACTCTTCTTTCCGATCATCTCGATGACGGTGACGCTCGCCGCGGTGTACGCGCCGATCGGGTTCCTCGGCGGGCTCACGGGCGCGCTCTTCAAGGAGTTCGCCTTCACGCTCGCCATGGCCGTGCTGGTCTCGGGCGTCGTCGCGCTGACGCTTTCGCCGGCCATGAGCGCGGCGCTCGCCACGGAAGAAGATCGGGGGCCGGTCGCCAAGGCGTCGACCCGCGTGTTCGAGCGCATCCGAAGCGCGTATGGGCCGGCGCTCGACACCGCTCTCGCCCATCGCGGCCCGGTGCTGCTCTTCGCGACCGTGACCATGGCGCTGGCGCCGCTCCTCTACATGTTCTCGCTTCGCGAGCTGGCGCCGGTCGAAGATCAGGGCTCGATCAACGTGGTGTTGCAGTCGGCGCCCGACGCTTCGCTCGAATACACGGTGAAGTACGCCAACGAGACGGTGGAGCGGCTCCTACGGACCGAGGGCAGCGACTACGTGTGGTCGGTGCGGATGCCCGACGGCGGCTTCGGCGGCGTCGAGCTCGTGCCGTGGAAGAAACGCGACGTGACGGCTCCGGATCTGCTGCACAAGATCTTCTTCGCGGTCGGAGCGCAACCCGGCATCCGCGTCTTCCCGATTCTGCCCTCGGCGCTCCCCAATGCGGGAAACTACGACGTCGAGCTCGTCGTACTGTCGACCGCGAGCCCCGATCGCATGCTGACCTACGCGCAGGATCTCGTCCGGGCGGCGCACGCGAGCGGCAACTTCATCTTCGCCGACACCGACCTCAAGATCGACCGCGGCGGCAGCCGCCTCGAGATCGATCGGGACCGCGTGGCCGACCTCGGCATGACGCCGGGAGACGTCGCGAGCCAGCTCGGCATCTTCCTCTCGGGCGCCCACGTCAGCCGGTTCGATTACCAAGGGCGGTCCTACAAGGTGATCCCGCAGATCGAGGACGCGCTCCGGCTCTCGCCGGCGACGCTCGATCTCATCCGGATCCGGACACCATCGGGCCGGCTGCTGCCGCTGTCGTCGATGGCGCGCCTGGTCGACGAGACGACGCCGCGCGCGCTCGGCCGCTTCCAGCAGCTCAATGCCTTCCGGGTGTTCGGCGGCCTCGTGCCCGGCACGACGAAGGAGACCGGGCTGCAAACCATCGAAGCGGCCGCCGCCCGCATCCTGCCGGGCAACTATTCGATCGACTATGCGGGCGAGTCGCGCCAGCTCAGGCGCGAGGGCCAGACCCTCGCCGGCGTGCTCGCGATCTCCATCCTGTCGGTGTACCTGCTGCTCGCGGCGCAGTTCCAGAGCTTTCGCGACCCGTTCGTGGTGCTCTTGGGCTCCGTCCCGCTGGCGCTCTCGGGCGCCTTGATCTTCACCTTCACGAATTTTGCCACCATCAACGTGTTCACGCAGATCGGCCTGATCACGCTCGTCGGGCTGGTGGCGAAAAACGGCATCCTGATCGTCGAGTTCGCGAACGACCTGCAAGAGCGCGGGCTCGGCCGCCTCGAGGCGGCCCGCGAGGCGGCGATGGTCCGCCTCCGCCCGGTCCTGATGACGACGATCGCGACGGTCGTCGGCCACCTGCCGCTCGTACTCGTCTCCGGACCGGGCGCCGGCGCGCGCAACTCGA harbors:
- a CDS encoding efflux RND transporter permease subunit; translated protein: MSRSPVDVFVHRPVLASVVSLFILLLGLRAAFDLPVQQYPRIDASSLIIRTVFVGASATDVKGFVTEPIERAVSAVPDIDYVDSTTTAGVSTVTVWLEYDADPAQALAQVSAQLDAISSDLPEEAEPPAIEVRRADRPQATFYIAVTSSERSLAEISEYLAREVQPALFSLPGVQRIGIEGARPPAMRIWLDPIKLAGFNIGAGDIAAALTRNNLVAPIGSAENADVETNLRADTVLQRPEEFGRIVLKRDKGATVRLSDVARVELGEEEIDYDVRLDTTEAIYLSVWPAVGANELDLATALYAALDAARAAAPRDIKIETAYDGTLYTKDALAEIAKTLVETILIVGAVVVLFLGSVRTALVPLVAIPISLLGAVAAMAIMGFSLNLLTILAVVLAVGLVVDDAIVVVENTIRHVREGKPRTEAALLTVRQLFFPIISMTVTLAAVYAPIGFLGGLTGALFKEFAFTLAMAVLVSGVVALTLSPAMSAALATEEDRGPVAKASTRVFERIRSAYGPALDTALAHRGPVLLFATVTMALAPLLYMFSLRELAPVEDQGSINVVLQSAPDASLEYTVKYANETVERLLRTEGSDYVWSVRMPDGGFGGVELVPWKKRDVTAPDLLHKIFFAVGAQPGIRVFPILPSALPNAGNYDVELVVLSTASPDRMLTYAQDLVRAAHASGNFIFADTDLKIDRGGSRLEIDRDRVADLGMTPGDVASQLGIFLSGAHVSRFDYQGRSYKVIPQIEDALRLSPATLDLIRIRTPSGRLLPLSSMARLVDETTPRALGRFQQLNAFRVFGGLVPGTTKETGLQTIEAAAARILPGNYSIDYAGESRQLRREGQTLAGVLAISILSVYLLLAAQFQSFRDPFVVLLGSVPLALSGALIFTFTNFATINVFTQIGLITLVGLVAKNGILIVEFANDLQERGLGRLEAAREAAMVRLRPVLMTTIATVVGHLPLVLVSGPGAGARNSIGFVLVGGMIIGTLFTLAAVPVLYALFASEKQERRSGVIGAVVVPAPASAR